Proteins from a genomic interval of Periophthalmus magnuspinnatus isolate fPerMag1 chromosome 11, fPerMag1.2.pri, whole genome shotgun sequence:
- the LOC117378926 gene encoding stathmin-like, whose product MAEEIQVKELDKRASGQAFEVILGEPDSKGEFPLSPPKKKDVSLEEIQRKLDAAEERRKSQKAEFQKHVAEKREHIKEVQQKAQEENNNFSKMAEEKLNQKMEANKENRTALMAAMNEKFKEKDKKLEEVRKNKETKDGTEEGASED is encoded by the exons AAATCCAGGTCAAAGAGCTGGACAAGCGCGCCTCTGGCCAGGCCTTTGAGGTCATTCTCGGGGAGCCAGACTCAAAGGGCGAgttccctctgtctccccccaAAAAGAAGGACGTGTCACTGGAGGAGATCCAGAGGAAACTGGATGCAGCTGAGGAGAGGCGCAAG AGTCAAAAAGCAGAGTTCCAGAAGCACGTGGCAGAGAAGCGTGAGCACATAAAGGAGGTGCAACAGAAGGCACAGGAGGAGAACAAcaacttcagcaagatggctgAGGAGAAGCTCAACCAGAAAATGGAGGCCAACAAGGAGAACCGCACAGCCCTTATGGCAGCTATGAATGAGAAGTTCAAGGAGAAG GACAAGAAGTTGGAAGAAGTGCGAAAAAACAAGGAAACCAAAGATGGCACTGAAGAGGGCGCCTCGGAAGACTGA